The following DNA comes from Microbacterium terregens.
CTGGATCGCCTCTTCGAGCACGTATTCACGGGGCTCTCCCGACACGTCCAGCGTGCGCACGTCCTTCACCGGGGATGCCACCGCCACTCCCCCGTGGCCGTCATAGCGGCGCGGCAAGCCTCCCTCGGCGACTTGCGTGCCGACACCGGTCTGCGTGTAGAACGCGCCGATGCCGGACCCGCCGGCACGCAGCTTCTCGGCCAGCGTGCCCTGCGGGGTGAGCTCGAGTTCGAGCTCACCGGAGAGGAACTGCCGCTCGAACTCCTTGTTCTCTCCGACGTACGACGAGGTCATCTTGCGGATCCGCTTCGCGTTGAGCAGGATTCCCAGGCCCCAGTCGTCGACGCCGCAGTTGTTGCTGACGATGCTCAGATCACCCGTGCCCTGTGCCAGCAGTGCCTCGATGAGGGCGATCGGATTGCCCGAGAGCCCGAATCCCCCGACGGCGAGTGTCGCGCCGTCCGGGATGTCGGCGACCGCCTCAGCGGCGGACGCGTAAGTCTTGTCGATCACGTGCGACTCCTGTGTCTGGGGGAAACTCGTGCTTCCATCCTGTGCGCGACTGCGGCAGACCGCGACGCATGCTGTCGCCATGTGGATCGCGCACGGCATACTGTCCATATGGTGGACACTCCGCGCGAACGATCGGTGCCCGGCGCGCAGTCGGTGGCGCGGGCCGCCCGTCTGCTGCGCCTCGTGACCGGCGCTGGCGACGAGGGGCTCACGGCGGCGGACCTCGCGCGCCACGCCGACCTGACGCGCCCCACCGCGCATCGGCTGCTGGCTGCGCTGCGACAGGAAGGGCTCGTCGATCAGGACGAGAAGAGCGGGCGGTGGATGCCGGGCCCCGAGCTGTATCTCATGGGAACGGCCGCGGCATCCCGGTATGACATCACCGGAATCGCACGCGACATCGTGCGCTCCCTCGCTGTGCGGACGGAAGAGAGCGCGTTCCTCTCGGTGCGACGCGGAGACGAGACGGTGTGCCTGCTCCGCGAGGAGGGCAGCTTTCCGATCCGGTCGTTCGTCCTCTCCGAGGGCGTGCGGTTCCCTCTCGGCGTTGCCTCGGCCGGCCTGGCGATCCTCGCGTTCCTGCCACCCCACGATGTGGACGCCTATTTCGAGCGGCATCCGGAACTGCCGGCCAAGTGGGGTGCGGCGCACGGCGAGAAGCGCCTCCGCACCCGCCTGCGCGAGACGCAGGAGCGCGGCTACGCCCTGAACCCCGGTCTGATCGTCGAGGGCAGTTTCGGTCTCGGCGCCGCGGTGTTCACGCGCGCGGGCGAGCCGCAGTGGGCGCTCAGCCTGACCGGCGTGCAGTTCCGGTTCGGACCCGATCGGCTCGCCGACCTGGGTCGCACGCTGCTCGCCCACGCGCATCAGCTCACGACGCGCGTCGCCGCGACCGCCCGCTGACCTCGTCAGGACAGGACGGCAGCGGACGCGAGCGCGAGCTGATCGCGGACGACGTCGGCGACGGCATCCGCCCCGCGCTCGGACAGCACGATCGTGTAGTGATTGACGTCGCTGACCGCGACATGGGTGATTCCGGGGTGCGCGGACAGCAGGTCCGGCAGCCGGTCCGCGGCGTAGAGCGCCGGCAGCTGATCCAGCAGCCCGCGCTCGGCGGTCAGCAGGGCCGTCGGATGCCGCAGCCGGGCCAGCGCCTCGGCGATCGCCGTCCCGGTGTTCTGGTCCATCGAGTCCTCTTCGAGGGTCGCATAGCGAGTCGCCGGGCGAAGCTCCGGCTCCTCGCCGACCAGGTCGTACGCGAAGTACGCCTCGAGCGCGGGCGTCCAATCGCGTGTGAACGCCGGGTGCGCACGCCAGAAGTCGAGGTAGGCCTCCACCGAGGCGAAGCGCATCGCGAGTCTCTCGGCGGTGGGCCCGAGAACGAGACGGATGACCTCGTCGGCGGAAAGCTCGTCCGGCACGTCCAGAGGCAGCCCGCCGTCGACGAGAACCAGGCGCGAGACGCGCTCCGGGTACCGCTCGCCGAGCACCAGCGCGACGAACGCGCCCATGGAGTGGCCGACGACGACCGCACGGTCGATTCCGAGCGCGTCGAGCACGGCGACCAGGTCCCGGGCGTGCGCGTCCAGTCCGGCCGAGCCGGTGAGCTCGTTGCTGCGGCCCCGCCCCCGCAGGTCCGGCGCGATCACGCGCGCGAACGGCAGGCGGTCGGCCACCAGCGGCCAGGACAGGTGGGATGCCGTCACGCCATGGATCATCAGGACGGCGGGTGCGGCATCCGCTGTGCCGTTCTCCGGCTCCCAGATGCCTACGTGCAGGTCGCCGCCGGCGACGGGGACCTCGGCGGTGCGGTAGCGGCTCATCGAGCCGTCCACCCGCCATCCATCGTGTAGGACGCGCCGGTGACCATGCCGGCCTTGTCGGAGACGAGCCACCCCACCAGCGATGCGACCTCTTCCGGCTCGATGAGCCGCTTGATCGCATTCTCGGTCAGCAGCACCTTCTCGAGCACCTCGTCCTCGGGGATGCCGTGCACCCGCGCCTGGTCGGTGATCTGGTGCTCGACCAGCGGGGTGCGCACGTACGACGGGTTGATGCAGTTGCTCGTCACCCCGTGCGCGGCCCCCTCCAGAGCGGTGACCTTGGAGAGTCCTTCGAGCCCGTGCTTGGCAGTGACGTACGCGGACTTGAACGCGCTCGCGCGCAGACCGTGCGCGCTCGACACATTGACGACTCGGCCCCACCCGCGGCGGTACATCCCCGGCAGCACGGCGCGGATGAGCAGGAACGGGGATTCGACCATGAGCCGCTGCATCAGCCGGAATGTCTCGGGGTCGAACTCGGGAATCGGGCTCACCCGCTGGATGCCCACGTTGTTGACGAGGATGTCCGCGTCGAGGGCGAGGTCCTCGAGCTGCTTCGTATCGGCCAGATCGATCAGCCACGGGTCCCCGCCGACCTCGTCGGCGATCGATTCGGTCAGGTAGACGTGGTGGTCCGCCACGACGACGTGCGCGCCGCGCGCCGCGAACTCGTGCACGCAGGCGAGCCCGATGCCGCTGGCACCGCCGGTGACGACCGCGCGTTTGCCCGCCAGATCCTGATCCGTCATGGCTTCCCCCCTTGCTCGCGACGCGGCGCGAGTGCGTTGTCGATGAACCTCATCATGTCGTCGAAGACCTTCGGGTCGAGCACCGACGGCGGTTTTCCCTGCGCGTCGCGCTCCCAGAGCAGGAAGCGCATGCCGATCAGCTCGCCCATGCCCATCAGCGCCCACGCGGTCACCTCGGGGTCGAGCGCACGGTCGACGTCGCCGGCCGTCTGCGCGGCGCTCAGCCCTGCCTCATAGCCTTCGACGATGCGCGTGTAGTGCAGACGCAGAGTCTCGGGCGAGACGAACTCGGCCTCGCGCACCACGCGATACAGCGCGGGATGCTCGGCCGTGAAGTGGAAGAACCCGGTGAAGCCCGCACGCTCGGCCTCGAGACGCGAGGACGCGCCGGCCATCGCCTCGGACATGGAATGGCGGACCCGCCGGTTGAGGTCGATCACGAGCGCCTCGAAGATCGACTGCTTGCTGTCGAAGTACAGATAGAAGGTGCCGAGTCCGATTCCGGCCCGCTCGGTGATCTTCACGATGGATGCCTCGTGATATCCCTGCTCGGCGAAGACGACTTCGGCAGCCTCGAGCAGCCGGCGGCGGGTCGCCTCACCGCGCTTGGTCAGCGGGCGTCCGGTCGCAGACGACACCGACCCGGGTTCACCACCGATCAGCTCATCGGGAATCGTCATGGTGCACACCCTCCAGGAGCTGTCGCGCGCGGTCGCGCAGGCGCGGCCGCGCGAGCTTCTCGATGGTCGAGCGCGGCAGCGACTCGACGATTTCCACGTGCACGGGGATCTTGAACGAAGCGAGGTTCCGGCGCGCGTGGGCGAGCACCTCGTCTGTCGAGAGCATCGCGCCGGCGGTCGGAACGACGAAGGCCACTCCCCGCTCGCCCCAGACCGGGTCGGGCACTCCGACGACGGCGGCGGACTCGATCAGCGGATGCAGGCAGAGCGCGAGCTCGACCTCGGCAGGGGCGACGTTCTCGCCGCCCGAGATGAAGATGTCCTTGATCCGGTCGACGACGCGGTAGACACCCGCGGCGTCGCGGTGCACCAGGTCGCCGGTGCGCAGCCACTCCCCGACCATCGCCGCTGCGGTCGCGGCCTCATCGTCCAGGTAGCCCGCGAACACGCTCGGCCCGCGGACCCACAGCTCGCCGGTGGCCTCTCCCTCGAGCGGAAGCCCGGTCGCGGGGTCGGCGATCCGCACAGTGACGTGCGGGTACGGGCGCCCTACGGCGCCGGGATGCGCGGTGGCGTCGTGGGCGGGCAGCTGCAGCACATTCGGCGCCGCCTCGGTGAGCCCGTATCCCTGGGTCAACGCCAGTCCGCGCGCGGCCCACGCGTCGTGCAGTTCGGCGGGCAAGGTCGCCCCGCCGACGAGCGCCAGGCGCAGACACGAGACATCCGTCACGCCCCACTGCCGGTCGCGGGTGAGCATCGCGTACTGCGTGGGCACGCCCATCATGGCCGTCACCCGTCGTTCGTGGATCAGCTGCAGCACCCGCGCCGGCTGGAAGGACCGCTCGAGCACGACCGTCGCACCCACCCACCAGGCCAGGAGCGGCTGGCAGTTCCAGGCGGCCACGTGGAACTGCGGCAGCATCGCGAGGACCACGTCGTCCTGCGTCAGCGGCAGCGCCTGCGAGAGCGCCAGGTTGTTCCAGAAGCAGTTGGCATGGGTCAGCACGACGCCCTTGGGGGCGGCCTCGCTGCCCGAGGTGAAGATGATCAGCAGCGGGTCGTCATCGCGGACATGCCGCATCGGACGCGGCTCTCGCGGGGACGGCACGACCGCCTCGACACCGGTCGAGCCGAGGGGGGCCAGCGGCGGGATGACCTCGAGTGCCCGCAGCGCCTCAGCGGCGAGCGAGCCGTACTCGTCGTCGATGAGCACGAGCGCGGGGTCGGTGCGACGCAGCACCTCACCCAGTTCTCGCGCGGTCAGACGCCACGACAACGGGACGAACGCGACGCCGGCGAGCGCGCACGCGAAGAACGCGACGACGTGGTCGGTGGAGTTGCCCGAGATGGTCGCCAGCCGCGAGCCGGGCCCGTACCCGACCCGGCGGAGCCCGTCGGCCAGGTCGGTCGCGCGCAGGGCGAGGGTCGCGTAGTCGATCGTGACGCCGCGGTCGTCGATCGCGATGCGTGCTGGGGACTGGGCGGCGCGGGCGATGAGCCAGCGCCCGATCGTGTGCGGCCCGTCTTCGACGGCCGTGTCCCCGCTCATACGCGCACCTCGGCGGGAACGTCGGTCTCGGCATCCGCATCGTCCATGCTCTGCAGCGACAGACGCACGCGCTCGCCACGACGGCGACGCCACCACGCATCGATCGTGCCGGCGATGCCTCCCGGCAGGAACATGACCACCAGGATGAACAGGACGCCGAGGAGGAACAGCGGCTCGGACAGCGGAATGCGCAGCACGTCGGGAAGCCCCGCGACGAGCTCCGACCCCGCCACGACCGTGAGGCGCTGGTCCAGCAGTGTGTACAGCACGCCCCCCACGATGGCACCCCACCGGAACCCGACGCCACCGAGGACGACCATCACGAGGATCGTGATCGTCAGGTCGGCCGATACGGAGCGGGGCACGGTGCCGGACTGCAGCAGCATGTAGGCGACTCCGGCCAGGCTCGCCAGCACGCCGGCGATCACGAAGACCAGAAGCTTCGCGCGGTACGGACGCAGGCCGAGCACGCGCACACGCTGCTCGTTCTCCCGCGTCGCGCGGGCCAGGTGCCCGAGGCGCGACGTGTCGACCCAGAGCGTGACGAGGTAGACGATCACCAGCACGGCCAGCGCGAACCAGTACAGGTTGCGGGTGTTCACCACCCCGACCAGCAGATCGGGCACCTGCTCGGTGTTCAGGCTCAGGCCTTCTTCGCCCCCGGTGATGCCGGAGTTGCGGCGCACCAGCACCGACCCTGCCTGCGCGAAGGCGAGGGTGACCATCGCGAACGGGATGCCGGACACCCGCATCGCGACGGCGCCGGTGACGAAGGCGATTCCCATTCCGCCGATGAGGGCGACGAAGATGCCGGGAAACAGCGGCACGCCGAAGTGCTCGAGCGCGATGCCCAGACCGTAGGCGCCGGCGCCGAAGTACAGCGCATGCCCGAAGGACAGCATCCCGGCCGAGCCGAGCAGCAGGTTGTACGACAGCGCGAGGGCCGCGAACACCATGCACAACGAAAGCAGGGCCAGTGTGCCCGGCATGTACGTCGGCGTGGGCAGGATGCCGGGAATCGAGATGTTCAGCAGCGGCAGCACCGCCATGAGCACCACGAGGGAGGCGCCGACGACGACGGGGATCCACTTCCCCGGTCCCTGAGCCTGTCGAAGGGTCATGCCTTCCTCCCGAGGATGCCGGACGGTCGCACCAGCAGCACGAGCGCGAGCAGGATGACGACGATGAAGTCGCCGGTCCCGTTCAGGTACGAGTTGGCGAATTGCTGCAGGACGGCGACCAGCACGGAGGCGATCGCGGCGCCGGTGAGTGAGCCGAGGCCCCCGATCACGGTGACGATGAACGCGAAGATCAGCAGCGTCGAACCGAGGTGCGCCGAGACGAACGTCGTGTAGTGCATCGCCAGCACTCCGCCGATGCCCGCTGCGGCACCGCCGATCGCGAAGACGAGGGTGAACGAGCGCCGCACGTCGATGCCCAGCGCCGTCACCATCGAGCGGTTCTCGACGCCGGCGCGGATGATCATGCCGTAGCGGGTCTTCTGCAGGAAGATCACCAGCGCGCTCAGGACGAGCAGTGCGGCGATCATGAGCACCCAGTACGTGTTCGGGATGCGCGCGCCGAGTACCTCGGTGGTCTGCTTGAGCCACGGCGGCCCGGCGATGTTGACCGGGTCGGTGCCCCAGATCCCCTCGAACAGGGCGACGGCGGCGAAGGACAGACCGACGGTGACCAGCACCTGTTCGATGTGCCTCTCGTACAGCGGTCGGATCAGCACCAGCTCGGTGAGGGTCGCGAACACGGCACCGACCAGGGCGCCGACCCCGATCGAAAGGAGGAACGAGACCCACGACTCCGTGCCGAGCGCCTGCGCCACGAGCCAGCCGATGAACGCGCTGAGGGTGAGGAAGGCCCCGTGGGCGAAGTTGAGCACGTGCATGAGGCCGTAGATGAGGCTCAGGCCCGAGGCGACGAGGAAGTAGAGCGCGCCGAGTCCGACGCCGGTGATGAGGGTGAGGACGAGCATGCTCATGCGCCCACCTCCGCATGCACACCGAGCAGCCGACGGGTCAGGTCGTCGTCGTCGAGGATCTCGCGGGCGCGGCCGGTGTGCACGACGCGGCCGCCGCCGATCACGATCGCACCGTCCGCGAGGCGGCGGACGACCTCGAGGTTCTGCTCGACGAGAAGGATCGGCACGATCTTGGATGCCTCCAGGAGCGCGTCGGTCACCTCCGTGACGATCCTCGGCGCGAGCCCCTTGGTGGGCTCGTCCACAAGAAGAAGACGGTTGTCATTCAGCAGGGCGCGGGCCACCGACACCATCTGCTGCTGGCCGCCCGAGAGCGTGCCGGCCATCTGGTCGCGACGCTGCACGAGGTCGGGGAACAGCGCATCGACGAACTCCCGGCGCGGATTCTTCTGGCGCTCGGCGATGGCGAGGTTCTCGGCGACCGTCAGCTTGGCGAACACCTCACGGTCCTCGGGTACGTAGCCGACCCCGCGCTGCACGATCCGGTGCGTCGGCAGGCCGTCGATGCGTTCACCGGCCAGCGTGACTTCGCCGCGGCGGGAGATCAGGCCCAGGATGCCGCGCAGCGTCGAGGTCTTGCCCACCCCGTTGCGTCCGAGGACCGCGGTGATGCCGGTCGCCGGCACCGAGAACGTGACGTCCTCGACGACCTGCTGTCCGGCGATCGAACAGCGCAGGTTGCGCACCTCCAGGATGCTGGTGGCGGCGGTCATGCGGCCGCCGTTCCGAGATAGGCGCTCTGGACGAGCGGGTTGTCCATGATGTTCTGGGGAGTGTCGTAGGCGATGATGCTGCCGAAGTACATCACCGCGACCTTCTGCACCAGGCCCATGAGGACATCGATGTGGTGCTCGACCATCAGCACCGTGCAGCCGTTCTCGCGCTGCATGTCGCGGATGTTCTCGACGAGGCCTGAGACGTCTCCCGAGCCGACGCCGGCCATCGGCTCGTCGAGCAGGACGATGCTCGCGTTGGTCACCAGCAGCACGGCGATCTCGAGCTTGCGCTTGTCTCCGTGCGAGATGTCACCGGCCGCGTGGTCGAGCTTGTGCGTGAGCCCGACGGCCTCGAGCTTGGCCCGTGCCAGCTCGGTGGCGGCATCCGTTCGTCGCGGGAATCGCAGCAGCGAATAGTCGCCGCCGAGCGAGACCTGCGCCGCGAGGCGCACGTTCTCGAGGACGCTGAGCCTCGGGAACAGGCTCGAGGTCTGAAAGGTGCGCCCCAGCCCCGCCCGCGCCCGGGCGGGCACGGACGCTGAAGTGATGTCGTTCCCGTGCATCAGGACGCGTCCTGACGTGGGCTTCATCAGGCCGGAGATCACGTTGAACAGCGTGGTCTTGCCGGCGCCGTTGGGCCCGATGACGCCGACGAGCGAGCCGGCGGCGACATCGAGTTCGACATCCTTGAGGATCGTCGCGCCGCCGATCTGCAGGCCGAGGCCGTCGATCTTCAACGCGGACGGGGCGGGGGTGCTCATGCTGCTGCCGTCGCTACTTGGCTTCGGCGGGAGCGACCGCGTCGGCGGCGGCCGTGTCCACCAGCTCGGCGACGAACGTCGCACCGTCGGCGACGAGCTTGGCCTGGTACATCTCCTGGATGAGGGCGTGGTCGCCCGCGCGCACGGTCATCGCGCCCTTCGGGCCCTCGAACTCGAAGCCTTCGAGTGCCGCGATCATCGCATCGACGTCGCCCTTGCCTTCCTTGATCGCCTGGACGATCATGATGGCCGCGTTGAAGCCGTCGGGACTGAACAGGTCGGGCGTGCCGCCCGCGTCCTCGATGAGTTCGATCATCGCCTCGTTCACGTCGTTGTCGTTCGCACCCGGGAAGTAGTGGTTCAAGAAGCTGATCTTCTCGGATGCCTCGCCGTACGCCCCGAACGTCGCGGCGTCGCCGAGGCCGGTCACGACCGGGATCTCATCCAGCACGCCCTGCTGGCTCATCGCCTGCCACATCGCGCCGGAGGTCGCGCCGGCCCACGCGACGAACACCAGATCGGGGCTGCCGGCGAGCACCTGCTGCGCGAACGGCGTGAACTCCGTCACGTCCTCGGCGACGAGCACAGAGTTGACGGTGGCGCCCTGAGCGCCCAGGATCGCCTTCACAGCCGCCTCGTTGCCCTGACCGAACGCGCTGTTCTGTGCGAACACGGTGATGGTCTTGCCCTCGATGTCGTCGAGGAACGTTCCGGCGGTCGCGACGTCCTGTGCGCTCTGGCGGCCGGAGCGGAACGTGTACTCGTTGATCCCGGTGATCGCATCGGCAGCGGCCGGGCCCGACACGAACAGCACCTTGTTCTGCGCGGCCTGCTCGGCGACGGCGAGCGCGACCCCCGAGGAGGCGCTGCCGCCGATGATGTTGACGCCTGCTCCGATGAGCTCCTTGACGGCGGTCACCGCCTTGTCGGGGTCGCCCGCGTCGTCCTTGTACTCGACCGTGATCGCGGTGCCGTCCACCTCGTTGGTGCCGTCGGTCGCGTAGTCCATGCCGGCCTTGAACGCGTCGAGGTACTGCTTGCCATAGCCGGCGAGCGGTCCTGTCTCGCTCGTGACGATGCCGACCGTGATCTCGGCCGGGCCGCTCGGCGTCTCCGAGGCGTCACCGCCCGGGGCAGCAGCCTGCGGCGCGCAGGCGGCCAGGACGAGCGCTGCCGTGGCGACCACGGAGCCCAGGAGCAACTTCTTCGTAACCCGCATGTGCGTGCCTTTCACCGTTGGAAGGGATTACCTGAAACCTGATTCAGGTAATGGCAACCGTAGGAAGCGGCGCGACCGCTGTCAAGCCGAGACGCGGGCGGGCTCGCACTCGTTACCGATTCGGGACACTCGCAGCGCTCACGCGTCGGACGCGGCGGTCCGCTTGCGCCTCGGCTTGTCGCCGCCCGCTTTGGGCGCGTCGACGGTGACGTCGAGCAGCGCCAGACCACGGTCCGTGGACCAGATCGCCCCGAGACCCCGGTCGCCGTGCTGCGAAGCGCGCACCGCCCGCTCGTCGGCCCAGCCGTTCAGGCGGTGGCCGGCGTGCCCCTTGACGTGTTCGAACGTGACGTCGGGCAGATTCGCCGCGCGCCGGGCGTCGCGGGCCTCGATCAGCGCACGCAGGATGTCCGCGTTCTTCGTGGGCTGTCCCGTGCTGGTCTTCCAGCCACGCCGCGCGTGCGCGTCCATCCAGGACTGGTAGGTGTTGATCGCGTACATCGAGTCCGCCTGGATGTGCAGCTCCGCCAGCCGCGCGTGATCGCGAATCGCGTAGAGCACCGCCAGCAGCTCGCCGATGTTGTTCGTCCCGGCCTCGAGCGAACCCGCGGCCCAGCGTCCGTCCTCGCCCACCCACGCCCATCCGGCCGGGCCCGGATTGCGCATGCAGGCACCGTCCGTCGCGACCGTGTACCGGCTCATGACTCGGTCCTCCCGGGTGCGATCACGCAAAAAAACGAAGGGCCCCGGAGAGGGGCCCTTCAGCAAAACGTGCACCCCCTGGGACTTGAACCCAGAACCCACTGATTAAGAGTCAGTTGCTCTGCCGATTGAGCTAGAGGTGCGTGGTTCACGAGGGCGAACCGAGGCTAAACGTTACCATCACGATTGCGTCACTCGGAAATCGTGATGGCGCCGCCCGGTATCGTGGACACCGTGACCTCCCCCTCCTCTTCGGTGTCCTTCAACGCACCCTTCGACGGGGATCTTCGGGCCGATCTGGCTTTGGCCCTGCAACTCGCGGATGCCGCGGACGCGGTCTCGATGGCCCGATTCGACGCCGCCGACCTCGACGTGCAGCTGAAGGCCGACTCGTCCTACGTCACCGAGGCCGACCTGGCCACCGAGCGCGCGATCCGCTCGATCCTCGAGACCGAGCGTCCCACCGACGGCGTCTTCGGTGAGGAGTACGGCATCTCCGGCGACGCGGCCCGCCAGTGGATCATCGACCCGATCGACGGCACCGCCAACTATCTCAAGGGCATCCCCATGTGGACGACCCTGATCGCGCTGTCGATCGACGGCGTGCCCCGGATCGGCGTCGCCAGCCAGCCCGCTCTCGGCCGCCGGTGGTGGGCCGCGACCGACCTCGGCGCATGGACGAACACACCGGACGGACCCCCGCGGCGGCTCGCCGTCTCATCGGTCGGCGCGATCTCCGATGCCAGCGCCAGCTTCCAGAGCATTCGACAGTGGGACGAGGCAGGACAGCTGGACGCGCTGGTGCGTCTGTCCCGCTCGGTGTGGCGGGACCGCGGGTACGGCGACACCTGGCCGTACATGCTGCTGGCCGAGGGACGCCTCGAGTTCGTCGCCGAGTTCGGCGTGCAGGAGTACGACATCGCCGCGCTGGTACCGATCATCACCGAAGCCGGCGGCCGCTTCACCTCGTACGCCGGGAACGACTC
Coding sequences within:
- a CDS encoding inositol monophosphatase family protein; translation: MTSPSSSVSFNAPFDGDLRADLALALQLADAADAVSMARFDAADLDVQLKADSSYVTEADLATERAIRSILETERPTDGVFGEEYGISGDAARQWIIDPIDGTANYLKGIPMWTTLIALSIDGVPRIGVASQPALGRRWWAATDLGAWTNTPDGPPRRLAVSSVGAISDASASFQSIRQWDEAGQLDALVRLSRSVWRDRGYGDTWPYMLLAEGRLEFVAEFGVQEYDIAALVPIITEAGGRFTSYAGNDSIAERSSLATNGVLHSAFLDLLSPTPPSESTR